Proteins encoded within one genomic window of Mesobacillus subterraneus:
- a CDS encoding aspartate aminotransferase family protein — protein sequence MKPSYLIKPALDETYPEIDYGKGVFLFDKDGKKYLDAASGAVTANIGHGVPEIILAMHEQSKRVSFVYRSQFTSEAAERLAEKLADALPGDLNWSFFVNSGSEATETALKIAIQYWQEKGIKSKTKILSRWISYHGITLGALSMSGHPGRRARFVPLLEDFPSISPPYCYRCPYQSTAPECGYLCAMELEGAIKRIGSDHIAGFIAEPVIGAAGGAITPPQGYYETIKKICDDNNILFIADEVMTGFGRTGPILASEHWNVIPDIVALGKGMGAGYAPIAATVVSDHVMEPIMHGSKSIMSGHTLSANPQSCAAALAVLEYLEKNDILSEVESKSIYLKTKIDKLKKQFDFIGDVRGKGLLLGIEFVRMPGAKIPFERSMKLTELVIKAGRDQGILLYPAGAVLDGMSGDAVIISPPLTITKREIDELVNLLKATFFEVYRILGFPYENGVE from the coding sequence ATGAAGCCGTCCTACTTAATTAAACCTGCCCTGGATGAGACCTATCCAGAAATTGATTATGGGAAAGGTGTCTTTCTTTTTGACAAAGATGGCAAGAAGTATCTTGATGCTGCATCCGGGGCTGTCACGGCAAATATTGGACACGGAGTTCCGGAAATTATATTGGCTATGCATGAACAATCGAAACGGGTTTCTTTTGTTTACCGCTCCCAATTCACCAGTGAGGCGGCAGAAAGACTGGCAGAAAAACTTGCTGATGCTTTGCCGGGGGATCTAAATTGGAGTTTCTTTGTGAACAGTGGTTCCGAGGCAACCGAAACGGCCCTGAAAATTGCGATTCAGTACTGGCAAGAGAAAGGGATTAAGTCAAAAACAAAAATTCTATCAAGATGGATTAGTTACCACGGCATTACTCTGGGTGCTCTTTCCATGTCTGGACATCCAGGCAGAAGAGCAAGATTTGTTCCGTTGCTTGAGGACTTTCCATCGATTTCCCCTCCATATTGCTATCGCTGTCCATATCAAAGCACTGCACCTGAGTGCGGATATTTATGTGCGATGGAGCTTGAGGGGGCAATCAAACGGATCGGTTCTGATCATATTGCAGGATTTATTGCAGAACCTGTGATTGGTGCGGCGGGAGGGGCAATTACACCTCCACAAGGTTACTACGAAACTATTAAAAAAATTTGTGACGATAATAATATATTATTCATTGCGGATGAGGTGATGACGGGCTTTGGCCGAACAGGTCCTATTCTGGCATCAGAACACTGGAATGTCATCCCCGATATTGTCGCGCTCGGCAAGGGTATGGGCGCGGGGTACGCCCCGATTGCCGCGACAGTCGTAAGTGATCACGTCATGGAGCCAATCATGCACGGCTCTAAATCGATTATGAGCGGCCATACACTTAGCGCGAATCCGCAATCATGTGCCGCTGCACTGGCAGTTTTAGAATATCTCGAGAAAAATGACATTTTAAGTGAAGTTGAATCAAAGTCCATTTACTTAAAAACTAAAATTGATAAGTTAAAAAAACAGTTTGATTTTATAGGAGATGTACGGGGAAAAGGTTTGCTGCTAGGTATAGAATTTGTCAGAATGCCAGGTGCGAAAATTCCGTTCGAGCGAAGTATGAAGTTAACTGAGCTGGTTATAAAAGCTGGCAGGGATCAAGGAATCTTGCTGTATCCTGCAGGTGCCGTCCTGGATGGAATGTCAGGGGACGCAGTGATTATTTCCCCGCCGCTGACTATCACTAAGCGTGAGATTGACGAGTTAGTGAACTTGCTGAAGGCAACCTTCTTTGAAGTATATAGAATACTGGGATTTCCTTATGAAAATGGAGTTGAATAA
- a CDS encoding CoA transferase subunit A, which yields MENPFGKIATLEQAMDHFYDGMTLMFGGFGGVGSPPDLIKGILEKKIKDLVLIGNDTGFPEIGIGKIVSRGKARKVIASHIGSNPVAGELMTRGEMEVEFSPQGTLTERIRAGGMGLGAILTDVGVDHDFVAKGKQRMTLNGKEYLIETALTAEVSIVYAKKADPYGNLVFDKSARNTNPLVAMAGNFTIAEAEVIVPLGSLDPEEIVTPGVFVDMVIPSGGVDWKWAWE from the coding sequence ATGGAAAATCCATTCGGAAAAATAGCAACGCTTGAGCAGGCAATGGATCATTTTTATGACGGAATGACCTTAATGTTTGGCGGTTTTGGTGGAGTAGGATCGCCTCCCGATCTGATAAAGGGCATTCTTGAAAAAAAAATAAAAGATCTGGTGCTGATAGGAAATGATACGGGTTTCCCTGAAATCGGCATCGGGAAAATTGTCAGCCGGGGAAAAGCAAGAAAAGTCATCGCCTCCCATATTGGGTCGAATCCAGTAGCTGGCGAACTGATGACCAGGGGTGAAATGGAGGTTGAGTTCTCGCCGCAGGGAACTCTGACGGAACGCATCAGGGCTGGTGGAATGGGTCTTGGAGCCATTCTGACAGATGTAGGTGTTGACCATGATTTCGTTGCAAAAGGGAAACAAAGAATGACTTTAAACGGGAAAGAGTATTTGATCGAAACAGCATTAACCGCTGAAGTATCAATTGTTTATGCCAAAAAGGCAGACCCTTACGGAAATCTAGTTTTTGATAAAAGTGCCAGGAATACCAACCCGCTTGTAGCCATGGCAGGAAATTTCACGATAGCAGAGGCAGAGGTAATTGTACCTCTTGGCAGTCTGGACCCTGAGGAAATCGTGACGCCTGGGGTATTCGTGGATATGGTGATTCCTTCTGGAGGGGTGGATTGGAAATGGGCATGGGAGTAG
- a CDS encoding 3-oxoacid CoA-transferase subunit B: MGMGVDVRNRMDRRAAEEIVPGMVVNLGIGIPSLVPNHLPRETRVMFHAENGIVGMGESPEKGMEDENLCNAGGFPVTVMAGSSYCDSAVAFGMIRRGRVDLTILGSLQVSQKGDLANWIVPGKKVPGMGGAMELAQKAGKVVVLMNHTDKNGVPKIVDSCTLPLTAENCVDIIITDLAVFKIHEDSLILSELFAPHTVTEVTAKTACDFSIPEEIRIIE, translated from the coding sequence ATGGGCATGGGAGTAGATGTAAGAAATAGGATGGACCGCAGAGCAGCCGAAGAAATCGTCCCAGGTATGGTTGTCAATCTGGGCATTGGAATTCCCTCTCTAGTACCTAACCACCTTCCGAGAGAAACTCGTGTGATGTTTCATGCTGAAAACGGAATTGTTGGTATGGGGGAGTCGCCTGAAAAGGGAATGGAGGATGAAAACCTGTGTAATGCTGGGGGTTTTCCCGTTACGGTCATGGCGGGTTCGTCTTATTGCGATAGTGCTGTAGCCTTCGGAATGATTCGCAGAGGCAGAGTGGATCTTACTATTCTAGGATCCTTGCAGGTTAGCCAAAAAGGGGACCTGGCAAACTGGATCGTTCCCGGCAAAAAAGTTCCGGGTATGGGCGGAGCGATGGAACTGGCACAAAAAGCAGGGAAGGTAGTCGTTTTGATGAACCATACAGACAAAAATGGTGTGCCTAAAATAGTAGACTCATGCACATTGCCTTTGACCGCCGAAAACTGTGTCGACATTATTATTACGGATCTCGCTGTTTTTAAAATACATGAAGATTCCTTGATTCTGTCTGAACTTTTTGCTCCACATACTGTTACTGAAGTTACTGCCAAGACCGCGTGCGACTTTTCAATCCCCGAGGAGATCCGGATTATTGAATAG
- the ablB gene encoding putative beta-lysine N-acetyltransferase, translating into MHLGRSMVLSEKEYNMTVYLDKQNKRVRVEDYLGRLSSVLDRAEELLESEKGDKLIIKGRREDFTELVERGFSFEASIDGFFLGSDCMFFSKFFSDDRKASPHWLQEDGIIKSVYHLAEPAQKITPPKDYVLKKMDETDASGLSALYKEVFQIYPTPLNDKDYIVQTMKEGSIYYGFAHDGQIVSAASAEVNSFYKNAEMTDCATLKEHRKHGLMKVLLARLEDELIENGIYCSYSIARALSFGMNAALYQLGYAYRGRLVNNVYIYDKIENMNVWVKNLAKPPNFGQ; encoded by the coding sequence ATGCATTTAGGGAGATCAATGGTTTTATCAGAAAAGGAGTATAACATGACCGTTTATCTTGATAAACAGAATAAGCGGGTCAGAGTTGAAGACTATTTAGGGAGATTATCTAGTGTATTGGACCGAGCTGAAGAACTTCTAGAGAGTGAAAAGGGCGATAAATTGATTATCAAGGGCAGAAGGGAAGATTTTACCGAGCTGGTTGAACGAGGGTTTAGTTTTGAGGCAAGTATTGACGGATTTTTCCTAGGCTCAGATTGTATGTTCTTTTCGAAGTTTTTCAGCGACGATAGAAAGGCTTCACCGCATTGGCTGCAAGAGGACGGAATCATTAAAAGTGTTTACCATTTGGCAGAGCCGGCACAGAAAATCACTCCTCCGAAAGATTATGTTTTGAAAAAAATGGACGAAACTGATGCTTCAGGTTTATCGGCGTTATACAAAGAAGTTTTCCAAATTTACCCCACACCGTTGAATGATAAAGACTATATCGTCCAAACGATGAAGGAAGGCAGTATTTATTACGGTTTTGCTCATGATGGTCAGATCGTTAGCGCTGCATCAGCAGAAGTGAACTCTTTTTATAAAAATGCTGAAATGACTGATTGCGCGACATTAAAAGAGCATAGGAAGCATGGACTGATGAAGGTTCTTTTAGCCCGCCTAGAGGATGAACTCATTGAAAATGGCATTTATTGCTCGTACTCTATCGCCAGGGCTTTATCATTCGGGATGAACGCAGCACTGTACCAATTGGGTTATGCATACCGAGGCAGGCTGGTGAACAATGTATATATCTATGATAAAATTGAAAATATGAATGTATGGGTAAAGAATTTGGCAAAACCGCCAAATTTTGGGCAGTGA
- a CDS encoding sigma-54 interaction domain-containing protein: MRLNSVSNVTEEILSAILKCIDEAIHVVNTEGITIFYNEVAAKHDGLRISEVVGKPLLNVFPSLNNQSSTLLKVIETKKPIYNETQTFVNLHGHKIDTVNTTLPIFVQGELIGAVEIAKDYSQIKQLSERLVEIQKSLKQRGGKAIKQQAVYTFRDLLTNNKHFITVKEKAEKLAKSDSPILVYGESGTGKELFVQSIHNASSRAAGPFIAQNCAAIPENLLESILFGTSKGSYTGAVDRPGLFELANGGTLFLDELNSMPFDLQAKLLRVIEDGAVRRIGGSNVISVDVRVISAMNVYPTVAMEANQLRTDLFYRLNVLTFELMPLRQRKEDIVYLSDIFISQYNKRLRKHVSGLDENVKAIFLKHQWPGNVRELKHTVEYMMNVCEDRMMLTGQDLPMMMKNIQPDPSEQTRTSFVLRENLRELEIQLINDALKASGGNVQQAAVLLEIPRQTLQYKIKKLNI; the protein is encoded by the coding sequence ATGAGATTGAATTCAGTATCAAATGTGACGGAAGAAATCTTGAGCGCAATATTGAAATGCATCGACGAAGCCATCCATGTCGTGAATACAGAAGGCATAACCATTTTCTATAATGAAGTTGCTGCCAAGCACGATGGACTGAGAATCAGCGAAGTGGTTGGGAAGCCCCTGCTTAATGTATTCCCTTCATTGAACAATCAGTCTAGCACTCTATTGAAAGTAATCGAAACGAAGAAACCGATCTATAATGAAACTCAAACTTTCGTTAATTTGCATGGACATAAGATCGACACTGTGAATACAACCTTGCCAATCTTTGTACAGGGGGAATTGATCGGAGCAGTTGAAATTGCAAAGGATTATTCCCAAATCAAGCAGCTTTCTGAACGTCTGGTCGAAATTCAAAAAAGTCTCAAGCAACGTGGCGGAAAAGCAATAAAACAACAAGCAGTCTATACGTTCAGAGACCTGCTTACAAACAATAAACATTTCATCACGGTTAAAGAGAAGGCAGAGAAACTGGCAAAATCTGATTCTCCGATTCTTGTGTATGGGGAAAGCGGGACCGGCAAGGAGCTTTTCGTCCAATCCATCCATAACGCCTCAAGCCGGGCAGCGGGTCCTTTTATTGCGCAAAACTGTGCAGCAATACCAGAGAATTTGCTTGAAAGCATCCTTTTCGGTACATCAAAGGGAAGCTATACAGGAGCAGTGGACAGGCCTGGATTGTTTGAGCTTGCTAACGGTGGTACACTTTTCCTTGATGAATTGAATTCGATGCCCTTCGACCTTCAAGCCAAGCTTCTTCGTGTCATTGAGGATGGTGCTGTCAGAAGAATCGGCGGGTCGAATGTCATTTCCGTTGATGTAAGAGTGATTTCAGCGATGAATGTTTACCCTACTGTGGCAATGGAGGCAAACCAGCTGCGGACGGATCTGTTTTACCGCCTGAATGTATTGACATTCGAACTGATGCCCTTAAGACAAAGGAAGGAAGACATCGTTTATTTGTCCGATATCTTTATCAGCCAATATAACAAGCGGCTGCGGAAGCATGTCTCAGGTCTGGACGAGAATGTGAAAGCAATTTTCCTTAAACATCAATGGCCAGGTAATGTCAGGGAGCTGAAGCATACAGTTGAATATATGATGAACGTGTGTGAAGACAGAATGATGCTGACTGGTCAAGACCTGCCAATGATGATGAAAAACATCCAGCCAGATCCCAGTGAACAAACTCGTACTTCCTTTGTTTTGAGAGAGAATCTAAGGGAGCTCGAAATTCAATTAATCAATGATGCACTGAAGGCTTCCGGCGGAAATGTCCAGCAAGCAGCAGTCCTCCTTGAAATTCCAAGACAGACATTGCAATATAAAATAAAGAAATTGAATATATAA
- a CDS encoding recombinase family protein codes for MEKTRFHKHVAIYLRISQEKRNENEETLKNHREILVEHAKAINCTYDIYGEVISGGKSNIEDRLELQRLFNNIENYDAILCIELSRLSRNGLISQTVKQYCMDFDKPIITPFYEYDLANNENDRLMFDLGSLIASHEHGVIGKRSKINKIQMSKAGLHVSGNVPFGYVRNNETKKLEINDKEAKIVRYIFDLHSSGLGSFKIREILNKEGYKTKKNNHFELPTIKRIIKNPVYKGTIVFNDRKRKKKDGKFVYEIVETIVVDKAHPWIISPEEWERANQDCLERAKNARQFREKPAIKTGYTMLKDLIYCGVCGRKMTIRKDNKNTSTYTIKRCEYLLIGGEKCQNCGIKLEFVENEVYDELQEYKNKLTESLRMIQLNDETKLKNQLTERLVKVEKKLKDVLRQQKRLIDFAVEGIFTTEQIREKKQELLTLQQNLEKEKKDLLNEINNPSFENITINIQGVIHSIENLKNMNTVEVNQTLKTFIKKIFYTRVIPAELLVKSTQNKQRRYYPYQLEFEYKK; via the coding sequence ATGGAAAAAACAAGATTTCACAAACATGTAGCAATCTATTTAAGAATCAGCCAGGAGAAAAGAAATGAAAACGAAGAAACACTAAAGAACCATAGGGAGATTCTGGTGGAACATGCCAAGGCTATTAATTGTACATATGATATTTATGGTGAAGTAATTAGTGGTGGTAAATCTAACATTGAAGACAGGTTAGAACTTCAGAGGCTATTTAATAATATTGAAAATTATGATGCGATCTTATGTATTGAGCTTTCGCGCTTATCAAGAAATGGACTCATTTCTCAAACGGTTAAACAATATTGTATGGATTTTGATAAACCCATTATTACTCCATTCTATGAATACGACCTTGCAAATAATGAAAATGACCGATTAATGTTTGATTTAGGAAGTTTGATTGCTAGCCATGAACATGGTGTTATTGGCAAGCGCAGTAAAATAAACAAAATACAGATGTCTAAAGCAGGCTTACATGTTAGTGGAAATGTCCCGTTTGGGTATGTTAGAAATAATGAAACCAAGAAGCTAGAGATAAATGATAAGGAAGCTAAAATTGTTAGGTATATATTTGACTTGCATTCAAGTGGTTTAGGCAGTTTTAAAATAAGGGAAATTTTAAATAAAGAAGGATATAAAACAAAAAAGAACAATCACTTTGAATTACCTACAATAAAAAGAATAATAAAAAATCCAGTGTATAAAGGAACCATTGTATTTAATGATAGGAAAAGGAAAAAGAAAGATGGTAAGTTTGTGTATGAAATTGTAGAAACCATTGTAGTGGATAAAGCTCACCCTTGGATTATATCACCTGAAGAGTGGGAAAGAGCTAATCAGGATTGTCTTGAAAGAGCAAAGAATGCAAGACAATTTAGAGAAAAACCTGCAATCAAAACAGGATATACTATGTTAAAAGACTTGATTTATTGTGGCGTTTGTGGCAGAAAAATGACAATTAGGAAAGATAATAAAAATACAAGTACTTATACTATAAAACGCTGTGAATATTTACTAATTGGTGGAGAAAAATGCCAAAACTGTGGAATTAAATTAGAATTCGTAGAAAATGAAGTGTACGATGAACTACAAGAATATAAAAATAAATTGACGGAAAGTCTCAGGATGATTCAGCTAAACGATGAGACTAAATTAAAAAATCAACTAACTGAAAGGCTTGTAAAGGTTGAAAAGAAGTTAAAAGATGTTTTAAGACAACAGAAGCGACTAATAGACTTTGCTGTTGAGGGAATCTTTACAACTGAACAGATAAGAGAAAAGAAGCAAGAGTTATTAACTCTACAGCAGAACTTAGAGAAAGAGAAAAAGGATTTATTAAATGAAATTAATAATCCATCATTTGAAAATATCACAATAAATATACAAGGCGTTATTCATTCGATAGAAAACCTTAAAAATATGAATACTGTAGAAGTAAATCAAACTCTTAAAACATTTATAAAAAAGATATTTTATACCAGAGTTATTCCAGCAGAATTATTGGTGAAATCCACACAGAATAAACAGAGAAGGTACTACCCGTATCAGCTTGAATTTGAATACAAAAAATAG
- a CDS encoding tyrosine-type recombinase/integrase, protein MEPYVKEINKFLLCTNFTKKTKEAYKDKLEHFGQYLSELTEQKYGELHLEQIFELIDVNGKTVRFLPINSTLLDQFLFSRTDKGYSWLSTCHAALKSFFKYLFKNYAFDNVMMEIEFKLKNYKPSRIPPRILNRHEIIRLLRSIIKHSCNLKRDLLLFILLLSTGSRKNEILNATVENIDFDNDLIFLKETKNKRSHYLILRHGVGKQIQKYCIENHLSHSDKLFPGLTYDSVNKLLNSYLTFANLPKVRVHSMRHSFGTMMFESGALITTIQQLLNHIALSSTRTYIEPNYIRNFELYIPENEEIYNNIKLPW, encoded by the coding sequence ATGGAACCATATGTTAAGGAAATTAATAAATTTCTTCTATGCACAAATTTTACGAAGAAAACTAAAGAAGCTTATAAAGACAAACTGGAGCATTTTGGTCAATATCTATCCGAATTAACCGAACAAAAATATGGTGAATTGCATTTAGAACAAATATTTGAACTGATTGATGTAAACGGTAAAACTGTACGGTTTCTACCCATTAATTCTACTTTATTAGATCAGTTCTTATTTTCTAGAACTGATAAAGGGTATTCTTGGCTATCAACTTGTCACGCTGCACTTAAAAGTTTCTTTAAATATTTATTTAAGAACTATGCTTTTGATAATGTAATGATGGAAATTGAATTTAAATTAAAAAATTATAAACCATCGAGGATTCCACCGAGAATACTCAATCGGCATGAAATTATTAGGCTTTTACGAAGTATAATCAAACACAGTTGTAATTTAAAAAGAGATTTACTACTTTTCATTCTATTATTATCAACTGGCTCTAGAAAAAATGAAATATTGAATGCCACTGTCGAAAACATAGATTTCGACAATGATCTAATCTTTCTAAAAGAAACAAAAAACAAGCGATCACACTATTTAATTTTAAGACATGGTGTTGGTAAGCAAATACAAAAATATTGCATAGAAAATCACCTATCACATAGTGATAAACTTTTTCCCGGCTTAACTTATGATTCCGTAAATAAACTACTAAATTCATACCTAACTTTTGCGAATCTTCCCAAAGTTAGGGTTCACTCCATGAGACATAGTTTTGGAACAATGATGTTTGAATCGGGTGCGTTAATAACTACCATTCAACAATTGTTAAATCACATTGCTCTATCGTCCACTAGAACTTATATTGAACCAAACTACATTAGGAACTTTGAGTTATATATACCAGAAAACGAGGAAATATACAATAACATCAAATTACCTTGGTGA